The following coding sequences lie in one bacterium genomic window:
- a CDS encoding FtsQ-type POTRA domain-containing protein — protein AESNEVRGEIAVVVGGCALWLLTASKFAVARVETDRYRFTDRAELEWRLRWALGRNMWRFDTAAFTDSLRLLPWVRDAEVTRLLPSTLHVRLQEWRPQVVVAGGGDRDVLVENGRRLRLPDVLPPLDLPLLVDRVGDAGRGLPPRDADMLRDLVDAVRGTGLETAHPVDFVLRDERGLSLVLAGEGGRLILGREGFTARLTRYLGVRDSIPDSCIVDLRFQGQVSVEKPAPPDTTEPTREKDDHGT, from the coding sequence GCCGAATCCAACGAGGTGCGCGGCGAGATCGCCGTCGTCGTGGGCGGCTGCGCGCTCTGGCTGCTGACGGCGTCGAAGTTCGCGGTGGCCCGCGTCGAGACGGACCGCTACCGGTTCACCGACCGCGCCGAGCTGGAGTGGCGCCTGCGCTGGGCGCTGGGCCGCAACATGTGGCGCTTCGACACCGCCGCGTTCACCGACTCGCTGCGCCTGCTGCCGTGGGTCCGCGACGCCGAGGTCACGCGCCTGCTGCCCTCGACCCTGCACGTCCGCCTGCAGGAGTGGCGGCCGCAGGTCGTGGTGGCCGGCGGGGGGGACCGCGACGTGCTGGTCGAGAACGGCCGCCGGCTGCGGTTGCCCGACGTGCTGCCGCCGCTGGACCTGCCGCTGCTGGTGGACCGCGTCGGCGACGCCGGCCGCGGCCTGCCGCCGCGCGACGCCGACATGCTGCGCGATCTCGTGGACGCCGTGCGCGGCACGGGGCTGGAGACGGCGCACCCGGTCGATTTCGTCCTGCGCGACGAGCGCGGCCTGTCGCTCGTGCTGGCGGGAGAGGGCGGCCGCCTGATCCTCGGCCGCGAGGGCTTCACCGCGCGCCTGACGCGGTATCTCGGCGTCCGGGACAGCATCCCGGACAGTTGCATCGTCGACCTGCGCTTCCAGGGCCAGGTCTCGGTCGAAAAACCGGCTCCGCCCGACACCACGGAGCCGACGCGAGAGAAGGACGACCATGGAACATGA
- the ftsA gene encoding cell division protein FtsA — protein MEHDQLIVACDLGSTEFRVLVAAPSPEGGLTVLGTGSAEAAGFRDGDFVDVGSGSRAIAKAVRAAEASANVDIAGFCYGISGSHLRSLWARGQHKIGPNRRAVDARDVEAVLEKATSIAIPFDHAILASNPVSYTVDGIPGVVDPLDRPGSLLEVDAYLVTGSSSVQHNLEHTIEKSGYHAASWHIDALATASALLSPQERQEGVLLLDIGGLHTQWVIHRSGRIAGSGAVPWGGVHMTNDLAHGLRVSAAEAETIKRQRGLALRSLAEDVDPEVLFEEGEPDESPGLVAAILEPRLEEIVSLVKRDMGQDFQQSLLHRGVVVTGGGSRCAGTEQLIEEVLSLPAQRRLAPLGLSGGKPLPEGQWATAVGLAFWALGGGQDAGAEGGPGEPPHRPKGWLGGLFRRR, from the coding sequence ATGGAACATGATCAGCTGATCGTCGCCTGCGACCTCGGCAGCACGGAATTCCGCGTCCTGGTGGCCGCGCCGTCGCCGGAGGGGGGGCTGACGGTGCTCGGCACGGGCAGCGCCGAGGCGGCGGGCTTCCGCGACGGCGACTTCGTGGACGTCGGGTCCGGCAGCCGGGCGATCGCCAAGGCGGTGCGCGCCGCCGAGGCGTCGGCGAACGTGGACATCGCGGGGTTCTGCTACGGCATCTCCGGCTCGCACCTGCGCTCGCTGTGGGCGCGCGGTCAGCACAAGATCGGGCCCAACCGCCGCGCCGTGGACGCGCGCGACGTCGAGGCGGTCCTGGAGAAGGCCACCAGCATCGCCATCCCGTTCGATCACGCCATCCTGGCCTCGAATCCCGTGTCCTACACCGTGGACGGGATCCCGGGCGTCGTCGACCCGCTCGACCGGCCGGGTTCGCTGCTGGAGGTGGACGCCTACCTCGTCACGGGTTCCAGCAGCGTCCAGCACAACCTCGAGCACACGATCGAGAAGTCGGGCTACCACGCCGCGAGCTGGCACATCGACGCGCTGGCGACGGCTTCGGCGCTGCTGTCGCCGCAGGAGCGGCAGGAGGGCGTGCTGCTGCTGGACATCGGCGGGCTGCACACGCAGTGGGTGATCCACCGCTCCGGCCGGATCGCCGGCAGCGGCGCCGTTCCCTGGGGCGGCGTGCACATGACCAACGACCTGGCCCACGGCCTGCGCGTCAGCGCCGCCGAGGCCGAGACCATCAAGCGGCAGCGAGGGCTGGCGCTGCGCAGCCTCGCCGAGGACGTCGATCCCGAGGTGCTCTTCGAGGAGGGCGAGCCCGACGAGTCGCCGGGGCTGGTCGCCGCGATCCTGGAACCCCGCCTCGAGGAGATCGTCTCGCTCGTGAAGCGCGACATGGGGCAGGACTTCCAGCAGTCCCTGCTGCACCGCGGCGTCGTGGTGACCGGCGGCGGTTCGCGCTGCGCGGGCACCGAGCAGCTGATCGAGGAGGTGCTGTCGCTGCCGGCGCAGCGCCGCCTGGCTCCCCTGGGACTGTCCGGGGGCAAGCCCCTGCCCGAGGGCCAGTGGGCCACCGCGGTCGGCCTGGCCTTCTGGGCGCTGGGCGGCGGCCAGGACGCCGGCGCGGAGGGCGGGCCCGGGGAACCGCCCCACAGGCCGAAGGGCTGGCTCGGGGGGCTGTTCCGCCGCCGTTGA
- the ftsZ gene encoding cell division protein FtsZ — protein MFELVEPTERLARIRVAGVGGAGGNAINRMIDSGLDGVDFIAVNTDLQALHSSRADTVLQIGCVTTRGLGSGGDPDVGRHAVVEDETLVRDALEGSDMVFVTAGMGGGTGTGAAPVVARIARELGALTVGVVTKPFRFEGRVRLRQAEAGLAELRESVDTLIVIPNERLLEVVPPDTSMTEAFRFADTVLYEATRGIHDIIMKPHMVNLDFADVRSVMQGMGVALMGTGKATGENRAEVAARAAISSPLLEDVDIRGAKGVLVNLTSAEVSLKETNAVMSLVQEAAGDQAHIIFGYGIEPDLGDTLQVTVIATGFDRGGVYEPVAKPAAVAALAAAAVDETPVAAEPAAEEPAAAEPAPPAWDAPVDETIGADEPAEPSFAAARLDETPVLSFVDFEPDFAAAAFAEEPADGTDEGMPEEAAPAPPILRVMAAAAGAAASSVVLPPAAAAWPAADATLRFDDEESDLAAPPPAATGRAARVDSNVVPLHEVRELSDRLAPSGRRTAAPVGEAARRDLSEPAYTRKYLD, from the coding sequence ATGTTCGAACTCGTCGAACCCACCGAGAGACTCGCCAGGATCCGCGTCGCCGGCGTCGGCGGCGCAGGCGGCAACGCCATCAACCGCATGATCGATTCCGGTCTCGACGGTGTCGACTTCATCGCGGTCAACACCGACCTGCAGGCCCTGCACTCCTCGCGCGCCGACACGGTGCTGCAGATCGGCTGCGTGACCACGCGCGGTCTGGGCTCCGGCGGCGATCCCGACGTCGGCCGCCACGCCGTCGTCGAGGACGAGACCCTGGTCCGCGACGCGCTCGAGGGCAGCGACATGGTCTTCGTCACCGCCGGCATGGGCGGCGGCACCGGCACCGGCGCCGCGCCGGTCGTGGCCCGCATCGCGCGCGAACTCGGCGCGCTGACCGTCGGCGTGGTCACCAAGCCGTTCCGCTTCGAGGGCCGCGTCCGCCTGCGCCAGGCGGAAGCCGGCCTCGCCGAACTGCGCGAGTCGGTGGACACCCTGATCGTGATCCCCAACGAGCGGCTGCTCGAGGTCGTGCCGCCGGACACGTCGATGACCGAAGCCTTCCGCTTCGCCGACACCGTGCTCTACGAGGCGACGCGCGGGATCCACGACATCATCATGAAGCCCCACATGGTCAACCTCGACTTCGCCGACGTGCGCTCGGTGATGCAGGGCATGGGCGTCGCGCTGATGGGGACGGGCAAGGCGACCGGCGAGAACCGCGCCGAGGTCGCGGCGCGCGCGGCCATCAGCTCGCCGCTGCTCGAGGATGTCGACATCCGCGGCGCGAAGGGCGTGCTGGTGAACCTCACCAGCGCCGAGGTCAGCCTGAAGGAGACCAACGCCGTGATGAGCCTCGTGCAGGAGGCCGCCGGCGACCAGGCCCACATCATCTTCGGCTACGGGATCGAGCCGGACCTGGGCGACACGCTCCAGGTCACGGTCATCGCCACCGGCTTCGACCGCGGCGGCGTGTACGAGCCCGTGGCCAAGCCCGCCGCCGTCGCGGCCCTCGCCGCGGCCGCCGTCGACGAGACGCCCGTCGCGGCTGAACCCGCGGCTGAAGAGCCCGCGGCCGCAGAACCCGCGCCGCCCGCCTGGGACGCGCCTGTCGACGAGACCATCGGCGCGGACGAGCCGGCCGAACCGTCGTTCGCCGCCGCGCGACTCGACGAGACGCCGGTCCTGTCGTTCGTCGACTTCGAACCCGACTTCGCCGCGGCGGCCTTCGCGGAGGAACCCGCGGACGGCACGGACGAGGGGATGCCGGAGGAGGCCGCGCCCGCGCCGCCGATCCTGCGCGTCATGGCGGCCGCCGCGGGCGCCGCCGCGTCGTCGGTCGTCCTGCCCCCGGCCGCGGCCGCCTGGCCCGCGGCCGACGCGACGCTGCGTTTCGACGACGAGGAGTCGGATCTGGCGGCGCCGCCGCCGGCCGCGACCGGCCGCGCCGCCCGCGTCGACTCCAACGTCGTGCCGCTGCACGAGGTGCGGGAGCTTTCCGACCGCCTGGCGCCGTCCGGCCGCCGCACCGCCGCGCCGGTGGGGGAGGCGGCGCGTCGCGATCTCTCGGAGCCCGCGTACACCCGCAAATACCTGGACTGA